The genomic region CTGGTACATTTGAGAGAAAATGTATAAAACAGGCTGCATGAGAGCAACAGTCGCTCAGAACATCTCCTTTTTGTAGAGGTGGATCAACTGTGACACGTCGTCCTGGCAGACTTTGATCCAGCCGTCCTCCATCATGTGGtacactggaaacacacacacacacacacacacacacacacacacacacacacacacacacacaacctctatTCAGTTCACTCCAGATTTACTCACATATTTGTCAAAAAGGGTTCTAATCCCTATCGAACATGCCCTGTTCCATCCAGAACCAGACTGGTTTTATCAGTCTGGATGTTTCTTCTGCATTCAGATATTAAATTATGAATTGAGACTTTTAACAGAGTCCGATTCAAGTTTTCAATGTAAAATGAGTTTTGAATCCAGATACAAGCTGTAAAAGGCAGAAATGATTATTCCAGAATAGGAGGCTTGTTTCTGGGAGAACTCACTATTGACCACTCCTCCAGAGTACGCGTCCCTGTGTGTGGCGTAGACGATGCCCCGACGGCCCAGATCGTACGCCTCCTCCACTGTCATGTCCTCTCGGAGGCCGCTGTCCACCACGGCGTAGGCATAACTGTTCCCAGAGCCAGTGGAGAACATCTGCCCGGAGAACCGATTCCCATTCTCATCCACATAGTAAAGACCAGGGCCCTGCAGAGAGATGCTGTTATGatgcgtttgtttttcctcttcttcacgtTCAAGCTTCATTATGTTGAAGCCTGATGTTGTCAGAGTGTTTTTATCTGTTCCTCTCATGTTTTCTCTGATTTCTGGGTTTTCTAACGGtcatgtttttagttttttccaTTAACTGTGGTAATATTGGTAAGGAGTGACCTCATTATGTGTTTAAGGTCACTTTTTGTTCATCCTTCATCCTTTAAAGAGGAAACCAACTCGGTGAGGAGGTTATTTcatgctgaaggtcagaggtcactccaGTTTACTGACTTAATGAACGGAGTTTCTCCAGCAAATACTCTAATCAAAAATGAATTCAGAATGACCTTCACCACCCACGAACGCCCCACAGTGTTATGATGACCTGCCCCCCCTCTGTGCACTGGTTGGATTTGAGCAATAAACCAGTTCTGCTGAGGTTTGGGACAGGCATTTAAATTTCCTGGACCCTCTTTGAGGTATAGTGCTGGTTTCCAGTCGGGGAACTGGTGTTGGGGGATCTTACTGTGACTGGGGTAAAGTGGGTAGAGACTGGGACACATCCAGGGAACAAGAGACAGTGGCTGGTAATGGTTGCTTTTTCTTCACGAAGACTAGAGAGGGAGTTGGGTTAGTTAGGGGCTCTGTATAGTTAACCAGGACTAGGGGAAGCTCCATTCTGCTATGACTGGTATTGTTTtatctctacacacacacacacacgcatacacacctGTTTATCCCATCCACAAATCATGCTTCCCACAGAGAGTCCCATTCCTCtgtatcccagcatcatgtTTGCCAGCAGTTtggaggctgcagccacagagatcGATGGTTGTTCCTCAGCCGGTAAAGCCTTCACAAAGACACGATTTATTGTAGGAGCCTAAGTACCGTTTCAGTTCATTAATAAGTTGTTAGTTCATTTATTTGACTCAGGTGTGCGTGGAGGATTTTACGTTTAAAATTGCGTATAGGCCTTAATTGACATTTCCAGTCATTTACGTATAAAAGACTGTGTCTCGCGCAGCGTGGGGCGGTTGTCATGGAGGGGAGCCACGCAGTTTCTCGCTCGCTAGTTAGCTAAGTTTTTTGCCTTTTTGGATTTCAAGCCATCcgaatttgtttttgttttttatgtcaTGCTGGATCTTTTGTATCATGTCCATGTTTTTGGAGTAAAACATGAGAACCGGGAAATCGTTTGGAGTGTTTTTgtggacgagaggagaggagaggagaggagaggagaggggagagcagaggagaggagaggagaggagaggagaggagaggagagcgtcgGGCTCGTGGCTTCAACCATTAGGAACCTACATTTAGTCGAGAAACTCGCTCTTCGTGGAGTTTTGGAGTGTGGAGCTGTCTAACTGGAAACGGAggataaaagaaggaaaagtctCGGAGACCTTTGGAGGAGGAAAGTGACGAGCTGCGTGAGGGAGCTCGTCAGCCTGGCGTCGGAGGTGAATTGATCCAAGTCTGCTCGTTGAGATCCGTGAGTGAACCAGGAAGGATCGTTGTTCGGCTGAATAACGAGGTGAAACTCCGTGGTGATTCAGCGTTTTTATTAAAGTGGAAATAAGAACTGTTCATGGAGGAAAAGGACAGTGgaaaaggataataaaaatgaCTGAGAAGGGCATGAAAGATCAGAAGTCGAGAAAGATCCAGGCTCGCAAGCGCAAGCTCtcacagctaattagcttaagAAAGCTAATTGAACAGCTAATGGAGGATGATGTGAACGTGGACACTGTAAAGAATAAGCTTCGTGTTGACTTCAGTGGCTTGCAGATGGAGTTTTTGGAGAAACTTGCCTGCAGAAATTTatggaagaagaggaatttgtggATGATCAAACTAGCTGGTTTGatccaataaataaatctatggACATGTTTTTCAGGAAATGTGAGGAGTGGATGAAAGAGGGTTTGAGGCGTGCTGAGCATGCTGAAGAATGTGACAAACGTATAACACCCACAGACAGATCGACAACTACAAAAGTGACCACTAGAAGTAAAGCTACATCACAAAGTGGAAGCTCGGCTTCATCAGCATCTTCAATCAGCTTGAAGGCAGAAATGGAGCGAGCATCATTAAGagcaaaggctgcagctttaCAAAAAACACTGGCCAtggaagaggcagagaaaaggcaGCGAGAAGCAGCGTTTGAAGCCCAACAAAAGAGGATTGAAGCTTCAATAAAGGCTAAAAAGGAAATGCATGCCATGCAAACTGCGCTGGCCGAGTCCGACGCTAAAATGGAGGCGCTGCAAAatgatgaggctgcagcagaagaaagtGGCACAGTTAAAGCTGGTGAAAAGgatgaagaaacacacacatggcccACCAGTCAACCTGCCGTTCAGCTGTCACCAAGACCCACATCACAAGCACCCAAAGTCGCACCAAATGCTCCAGCAGCAACTTCTCAACCGGTTCCATCTGCACCAAAACCTGAGCGTATAGACCCACAGGGAGCAGTGCTCGAAGGACTTTGCCGAGCTATTTCCCAGCAAGCCAGCGTGACGGAATATCTGGTGAAGAGTCCTAAAGCTTTGCTACTTCCAGACCTCGCCATTCCAACATTTAAAGGGGACCCACTGGAATATAAATCTTTCATTAGAGCCGTTGAACATGGGATTGAAGGCCGCACAAGTGATGATCGTGATCGTCTTGAATTTTTCAAGTGGACAACCACATGAGGTGGTTAAGAGCTGCATGCACGTGGAGTCTACAGCAGGATATGCCGAAGCAAAACGAATGTTGAAGGAGTTCTTCGGTGACGACTTCAAAATAGCAGAGGCATACATAAAGGAGGCTTTGGACGGGCCCACAATCAAGCCAGACGATGGTGTTTCTCTTCAGTCGTTTGCATTATTCCTGACCGGCTGCTCCAACACAATGATGGATATTAGCTACATGGAAGACTTGGATAACACGGCTAATATAAGGGCACTGGCAAACAAACTTCCATACAAGCTCAAAGAATCCTGGAGGAAGTCTGCTTGTGACCTGcaagaaagaacaaagaaaagagtcAAGTTCAAGGACTTTGTGGACTTCATAAATCAGCAAGTTAAGTATCTGCTGCATCCACTCTATGGAAACATTAACGAGAACACCACAAACTCAAAAGACCCTACAAGACTGAGACCGAAACCACAATACTAAGAGACGTTCAAGTCAAGAAAGGTGTTCGCAACAGTCGTCGTGCCCACGAGGACTGAGAATGAAAGGCAGACAGCAACAAAAGCACAACCTGTCTCAGTGGATGGTTTCAACAAACCTCGTGTTTACTAGTGATGGggcgatgatacctcaaggagtgtattgacacactacacaaactgtgttggtcacccactagtgacccctgcaggagttataaaatgattgaaggtaaaggaattccttgtttgctgaacctgagttggtgtgtaaaatacagtgatccctcgtttatcgcgggagttacgttccaaaagtaacacgcgaaaagtgaaatccgcgaagtagcaactttatattttttaattattttacaatgcaatactgaacagtagaatgaaaccaaacatcaaaacctgttttaaagaccaaactttgtttaaaacaataattttaatctagtaatacaaggttggaaacattgtcactggcgtatttcagtcccagctgtgcctctgcgtcctgactccgctcctctggagcgtctgtttctacggaaggcgcaggagtctttctccgagagaagaacattgttatgggtagttgttggcgctctttctttttctgggcaagaagatttttataaacggatatgccaccttcaattatatttgagaactgcaatgaacgactcatcaaagggtcccattcttgtgccgtgcgctgaagttcagtggccattctcaccatggttgctaagcgaccaagtgcaaacgtaaagttggcagaatgtacagaaacgaaaactggtgacaagtgaaaaatcaatacagtacagcgtcaatattttatttctagacaacagta from Takifugu rubripes chromosome 12, fTakRub1.2, whole genome shotgun sequence harbors:
- the LOC101061837 gene encoding proteasome subunit beta type-8-like; the encoded protein is MRGTDKNTLTTSGFNIMKLEREEEEKQTHHNSISLQGPGLYYVDENGNRFSGQMFSTGSGNSYAYAVVDSGLREDMTVEEAYDLGRRGIVYATHRDAYSGGVVNMYHMMEDGWIKVCQDDVSQLIHLYKKEMF